The bacterium genome includes a region encoding these proteins:
- the rpmI gene encoding 50S ribosomal protein L35 codes for MPKIRTNRGAAKRFKLTGNKKIKRSKAYASHILTKKSNTRKRNLRKSTLVAPSEERRVKRMLAQ; via the coding sequence ATGCCTAAAATCAGAACAAACAGGGGTGCGGCTAAACGCTTTAAACTTACAGGAAATAAAAAAATTAAAAGAAGTAAGGCGTATGCAAGTCATATCCTTACTAAAAAAAGCAACACAAGAAAGAGAAATTTACGCAAATCTACACTTGTAGCTCCATCTGAAGAGAGGCGTGTAAAAAGAATGCTTGCACAATAA